AGGATCGGCTTCATCCCTCAGGGAGCGGCGGCGCTGCCCAATCTGACCGTGCTGGAGAACGTGATGCTGCCGTTCTGCCTTTACCCGCACGGCGGCGACGGCGAAGGCGCGGCCCGACTGCTGCTGGAACGCTTCGGCATCGGCGCGACGGCCGGTTCGTACCCGGGCGAGCTGTCCGGCGGCGAACTGCGCCGGGCGCTGATCGCCCGCGCGCTGATCAACCGTCCCAAGCTGGTGATCGCCGACGAGCCGACGTCGGATCTCGACGTGGAATCCAGCCGCGGCATCATGGAGGAATTCTCGCGCCTCAACGCCGAGGGCGTGACGCTGCTGATCGTCTCGCACGACCTCGACTCGCTGAAATACGGCAAGCGGGTCTGCACGATGAGCGAAGGCAAGCTGCGCGAGGGCAATTTGTTCGAGGCGTAAACGGGGACTGCGGGAAAATGGAACGCAAAACGAAAACCGCGCGGACGAACGGAATTTTTCCCGTTCGTCCGCGCGGTTTTTTATTCGCTTCTTTTTGATGCAGGCTCACGACCGCCTTCGCCAGACGGCGGCGGCGTTGCTGCGGGAGATCAGCTCGTCCACGGGGATGCCGGCCGGGCAGATGTCGCGGCAGGCCAGCGAGGTGCCGCAGCCGGCGTAATAATGTTTGACATATCGTTTCGCCGCTTCGGCGCGGTGGGGTTCGTCGCTCTCCTGATTGAACATGCGGTAGGCGCCGACGGCCGCCAGCGCGCCGGCGAAGCCGCCTCCGGCGGAAAAGTTCGGGCAGATCTCGAGGCAGCAGCCGCACATCAGGCAGCGGGCCGACTGGAAGCGCAGTTCGTGGGTCTTTTCGCGCGTCACGGCTTTGCCGGAGAGCCACAGATGGATTTTTTTCAGCTGTTCGAAGATGACGCCGCGGTCGACGACAAGATCGGCGACGAGCGGGAACTTGCTCAGCGGCTCGAGCGTGACCGTCCGTCCCAGAGGGCCGAGAAAGGCTTTGCAGGCCAGCATCGGCAGTCCGTTGACGCGCATGGCGCAGGCGCCGCACTTGCCGCAGGCGCAGCCGCATTCCCAGCGGACGGGCGGCGCTTCGCGGCCTTCCAGGTCGGTCAGCGGCGTGCGCGCGTTCAGCTCGCGCAGCGCGGCGGCGACGGACTCGGACTCGTCGCCTTCGTAGGCGAATTCCTGCCAGAAAACGTGCGCGCCGGGGCCGGCGGCGCGTTTGACGCGGATGACGAAGTTCACGGCCGCTCGTCCCCCTTTCCGACGTCCTCGAACGTGACGGCGACGCGCGCGCCGTCGAAGCGCGCCGCGCTGGCGCGGCGGAACTTTGCGTCGTCGCGCGCGGGAAAGTCGCTGCGGAAGTGCGCGCCGCGGCTTTCCTCTCGCGCCAGCGCGCTTTGCAGCAGAGAGCGGGCCAGCAGCGGCAGCGTGCCGGAAAGCTTTTCCAGCTCGCTCAGGCCGCGGGCCATGGTCTCGCCGTCGCGGACCACGCCGAGGCAGCGCTTCGTGACCGCGTGCATGGCGTTCACGTCCCGCTGCGGCGCAGGCGGCGGCGCTTCGCCGGCGCGGCAGCGCGCCGGGGCTTTCGCCTCGCCGAGGGCCGTGCGCGCCGCGATCTGCCCGCCGTAGATGGCGCCCAGCAGCGAGTTGCCGCCGAGGCGGTTGGCGCCGTGGTACAGGCAAGCGCACTCGCCGGCGGCGTACAGGTTCTCGAACCCGGCGACGCGGTGAGATGCGTCCACCTTGAGGCCGCCCATGAAGTAGTGCAGTCCCGGCTCGACGGGGATGGGCCGCTCGCGCGGGTCGAGGCGCAGGTAGGTGAGGCAGGTGTCGACCACGCCGGCCAGCTTGCGGCTCATCACGTTTTCGGGCAGTTCCGTGAGGTCGAGGAACACGGGGCCGCCGCGCCGCGCCCGCCAGATCTCGCGCGCGGTGACGTCGCGCGGCATCAGGTTGCCCAGCTCGGGGTATTTCTCTTCCATGAAGTACCGGCGCTCGCCGTCCCGTATCGTGAAAAGCCGCCCGCCCTCGCCGCGCGCGGCCTCGCTGATCAGATGTCGTTTGCCCGAAGCGGACACGGTGGTGGGGTGGTATTGGATGAACTCGCCGTCGGCGATCGGCGCGCCAAGACGGAACAGTTCGGCCGCGGCTTCGCCCGTGTTGTTCAGCGAGCCGGTGGTGTCGGAAAAAAGGCCGTGCATGCCGCCGGTCGCCATGATCACCGCGTCGGCGCGGACTTCCGACACGGAGCCGTCGAAACGGTCGCGCAGCGCCGCGCCGCCGCAGGCGATCCCGTCGCGCAGCAGCGTGACGAAATCGTGATGCGGCAGACGGACGACGAGCCCCTCGCCTTCGTAACGGCGCACGGCGTCGAT
This sequence is a window from Pyramidobacter sp. YE332. Protein-coding genes within it:
- a CDS encoding ABC transporter ATP-binding protein — its product is MAAVLNLKDLCKEYSRGGRPFFAVDHVSLTVASGDFVNVVGRSGSGKSTLLNLAAGMLTATSGSVELDGVGLAGKSDAELSRLRCDRIGFIPQGAAALPNLTVLENVMLPFCLYPHGGDGEGAARLLLERFGIGATAGSYPGELSGGELRRALIARALINRPKLVIADEPTSDLDVESSRGIMEEFSRLNAEGVTLLIVSHDLDSLKYGKRVCTMSEGKLREGNLFEA
- a CDS encoding 2Fe-2S iron-sulfur cluster-binding protein, yielding MNFVIRVKRAAGPGAHVFWQEFAYEGDESESVAAALRELNARTPLTDLEGREAPPVRWECGCACGKCGACAMRVNGLPMLACKAFLGPLGRTVTLEPLSKFPLVADLVVDRGVIFEQLKKIHLWLSGKAVTREKTHELRFQSARCLMCGCCLEICPNFSAGGGFAGALAAVGAYRMFNQESDEPHRAEAAKRYVKHYYAGCGTSLACRDICPAGIPVDELISRSNAAAVWRRRS
- a CDS encoding FAD-binding protein, with the protein product MKTLLIVGAGLAGLAAALTAAEKGGRAALVSSMPSERAQSVMAEGGINAALNVKGENDSPAQHFADTYKAGCELADAAALRGMTEAAPGIVRRLLEMGTQFNRTNGEIDQRHFGGQKKKRTAFAQSSTGKQIMTALIDAVRRYEGEGLVVRLPHHDFVTLLRDGIACGGAALRDRFDGSVSEVRADAVIMATGGMHGLFSDTTGSLNNTGEAAAELFRLGAPIADGEFIQYHPTTVSASGKRHLISEAARGEGGRLFTIRDGERRYFMEEKYPELGNLMPRDVTAREIWRARRGGPVFLDLTELPENVMSRKLAGVVDTCLTYLRLDPRERPIPVEPGLHYFMGGLKVDASHRVAGFENLYAAGECACLYHGANRLGGNSLLGAIYGGQIAARTALGEAKAPARCRAGEAPPPAPQRDVNAMHAVTKRCLGVVRDGETMARGLSELEKLSGTLPLLARSLLQSALAREESRGAHFRSDFPARDDAKFRRASAARFDGARVAVTFEDVGKGDERP